A window of the Hordeum vulgare subsp. vulgare chromosome 5H, MorexV3_pseudomolecules_assembly, whole genome shotgun sequence genome harbors these coding sequences:
- the LOC123399242 gene encoding uncharacterized protein LOC123399242 — MRWLVVLGGRPAMDVTFVCSSSSGEGPFKMEVGFFDTVQDIKHKLQGRTGWPAAAMSLFHDGDALVDDDSAGAGVTERYGVVEGSVIHVALDGDERRPRRKDRKDGTRRPARSARRERDGAVAPPLRVKVVSRCGAGRVEMAVRARGAVSALRGELERGAASGSGFPLPPDGGYFFIHGQSVMDEARSFEWHGVAAGDEVVVFEGSVTRAPAC; from the coding sequence ATGCGTTGGCTGGTCGTGCTGGGTGGGCGGCCGGCCATGGACGTGACCTTCGTGTGCTCGTCGTCGTCGGGGGAGGGGCCGTTCAAGATGGAGGTGGGCTTCTTCGACACCGTCCAGGACATCAAGCACAAGCTCCAGGGGCGCACCGGCTGgcccgccgccgccatgtcccTCTTCCACGACGGCGACGCGCTCGTCGACGACGacagcgccggcgccggcgtcacCGAGCGGTACGGCGTCGTGGAGGGCTCCGTCATCCACGTCGCCCTCGACGGCGACGAGAGGCGGCCGCGTCGGAAGGATAGGAAGGACGGGACCAGGAGGCCGGCCAGGTCGGCCAGGCGGGAGCGGGACGGCGCCGTCGCGCCGCCGCTGCGGGTGAAGGTGGTGTCGCGGTGCGGCGCGGGGCGGGTGGAGATGGCGGTGCGCGCGCGGGGCGCGGTGTCGGCGCTGCGCGGGGAGCTGGAGCGGGGCGCGGCGTCCGGGTCCGGGTTCCCGCTGCCCCCGGACGGCGGCTACTTCTTCATCCACGGGCAGAGCGTGATGGACGAGGCGCGGTCGTTCGAGTGGCACGGCGTggccgccggcgacgaggtcgtcgTCTTCGAAGGCTCCGTCACCAGGGCGCCGGCGTGCTGA
- the LOC123399243 gene encoding probable WRKY transcription factor 2 produces MAGTSDRGSLMEDWMAMPPTPSPRTLMSSFLNEDFSSGQFSNFFGEHVSNKPHDQSEKRGELVDLREQVPAQPPTAMPQKDFSLQPNSFNANQKSNPQGSLAERRASRAGFSIPKIDTSRVGSSTVIRSPIAIPPGLSPTTLLESPVFLYNSMAQPSPTTGKLFVASAANSTMPPDSTFSNDVFSFQPHSGPTSYSNVEKGYNVCHQNQSMSNMHQQGSSLQSSFTAVKDSADEAIVKPKTSDSMFSDNHTSEEQEENEEDQNEEYSSATNSNPGEDGYNWRKYGQKQVKSSEHPRSYYKCTHPDCPVKKKVERSQDGQITEIVYKSSHNHPLPPPNRRSGIPSSQINDPQVHVLERPGLHAGLNTASLWENGKSECIQDAQGVEGRSAACPPVSAYGDTSIMESQDAADVSSTLSNEIDRATQGTISLDCDGGEDETESKRRKLDALAAVTLPTATTTSSIDMVAAASRAVREPRVVVQTTSEVDILDDGYRWRKYGQKVVKGNPNPRSYYKCTHQGCSVRKHVERASHDLKSVITTYEGKHNHEVPAARNSGNGGSGSGSAQPSAPQANISHRRQEQAQGSYPQFGGATPFGSFGLPPRGHLGAAGNFHFGMGPPGMSMPPMPAARHPPSMMQGYPGLMMQEGQMKPEPDQQSGFASASAYQQMMGRPPFGPQM; encoded by the exons ATGGCCGGCACCAGCGACCGTGGATCCCTCATGGAGGACTGGATGGCCATGCCCCCGACGCCCAGCCCGAGAACGCTCATGTCAAGCTTCTTGAACGAGGACTTCAGCTCTGGTCAATTCTCCAATTTTTTCGGCGAACATGTGAGCAACAAGCCCCATGATCAATCAGAGAAGAGAGGAGAGCTTGTGGATTTGAGGGAGCAAGTGCCTGCTCAGCCACCTACAGCTATGCCCCAAAAGGATTTTTCCCTGCAACCAAATTCGTTCAATGCTAATCAGAAATCAAACCCACAGGGATCTCTAGCTGAGCGCAGGGCTTCGAGGGCTGGTTTCAGTATCCCCAAGATCGATACATCTCGTGTGGGTTCGTCCACAGTTATTCGATCACCCATAGCAATTCCACCTGGTCTTAGTCCAACTACTCTTCTTGAGTCACCTGTTTTTCTCTACAATTCTATG GCACAGCCTTCTCCAACCACTGGCAAACTGTTTGTTGCTTCAGCGGCTAACTCAACAATGCCACCAGATAGTACGTTTAGTAACGATGTTTTCTCCTTCCAACCCCACTCTGGGCCAACAAGTTACTCAAATGTGGAAAAG GGTTACAATGTTTGCCACCAAAACCAGTCGATGTCAAATATGCATCAGCAGGGATCCAGTCTTCAGTCAAGCTTTACTGCAGTGAAGGACAGTGCTGATGAAGCGATTGTTAAACCGAAGACATCTGATTCTATGTTCAGTGATAATCACACTTCTGAAGAACAGGAAGAGAACGAGGAAGACCAAAATGAAGAATACTCTTCTGCCACAAATAGCAACCCAGGTGAAGATGGATATAACTGGAGAAAATATGGACAGAAGCAAGTTAAGAGCAGTGAGCATCCAAGGAGCTATTACAAATGCACACACCCAGATTGTCCTGTCAAGAAAAAGGTGGAACGCTCTCAAGATGGTCAGATAACAGAGATAGTCTACAAGAGTTCTCACAATCACCCTTTGCCGCCTCCAAACCGCCGCTCAGGTATCCCTTCGTCACAAATCAATGATCCACAAGTCCATGTCCTAGAGAGACCCGGTTTGCATGCAGGGCTCAATACTGCATCTTTGTGggaaaatggtaaaagtgagtgcATCCAAGATGCGCAGGGTGTCGAGGGAAGATCGGCTGCTTGCCCTCCTGTATCTGCATATGGTGATACATCTATCATGGAGTCCCAAGATGCAGCTGATGTGTCGTCAACGCTGTCCAATGAGATTGATAGAGCAACACAAGGCACCATTTCTTTAGACTGTGATGGAGGTGAAGATGAGACTGAATCCAAAAGAAG GAAACTGGATGCTTTAGCTGCTGTTACCCTTCCTACTGCGACCACCACCAGTTCGATTGACATGGTGGCTGCAGCGTCAAGAGCTGTCCGGGAGCCTCGTGTTGTCGTTCAGACAACAAGCGAGGTTGACATCCTTGATGATGGTTACCGCTGGCGCAAGTATGGTCAAAAGGTTGTCAAAGGAAACCCAAATCCAAG GAGCTACTACAAATGTACACACCAGGGCTGTTCAGTGCGCAAGCATGTGGAAAGAGCGTCGCACGATCTGAAATCCGTGATCACGACATATGAGGGGAAGCACAACCATGAAGTTCCAGCAGCCAGAAACAGCGGCAACGGGGGCTCCGGCTCCGGCAGCGCCCAACCCTCCGCACCGCAGGCCAATATCTCGCACCGCAGGCAAGAACAAGCGCAAGGCAGCTATCCTCAGTTTGGCGGCGCGACTCCCTTCGGTTCCTTCGGTCTCCCGCCGAGAGGCCATCTGGGGGCGGCAGGCAACTTCCACTTCGGGATGGGCCCTCCAGGCATGTCGATGCCACCAATGCCCGCCGCCCGTCACCCTCCGTCGATGATGCAGGGCTACCCGGGCCTCATGATGCAGGAAGGGCAGATGAAGCCGGAGCCGGACCAGCAGTCCGGCTTCGCGTCGGCGTCGGCTTACCAGCAGATGATGGGCAGGCCCCCCTTCGGTCCCCAGATGTAA